The following nucleotide sequence is from Streptomyces bathyalis.
GATCTGGGCGCGTTGGTGACGGAGCGGATCGGCCTGGAGGGCATTCCAGCGGCCTTCGAGGCGATGCTCGCCGGACGCGGCGGGCGCGCGCTGGTGGTCTTCGACGGTCAGTCCGTCGCGTCCTGACCGTCCGGAGTGACCGCCCTGGAAGGCTCGGTGGAGGCGGCGTCACGCAGATGTCCGGCCAGCGCGGTGGTGGCTGCCGACGCGGCGTCGTCGATGACGCCCCATGCCAGCAGGTGACGGCGGCGGGCCCAGGAGTCCCGCAGCTCGCACACGTCCAGTCGCCGGTCCGGGTCGAGGGCGCGGCGCGGTACGACGGCGAGGCCCGCACCGGCGGCGGCGAGAGCGACGACAACGCTGAGGTCGGCGACCGTGGTGCGGTAGCGCGCCACCGAAGCGTGCGGCCCGGCGTGCTTCTCGATCCAGCGGCGCAGTGAGGAGTCGGCGTCGAGTCCGACGAGAGGGTGCTCGGTGACCTCGCTGTAGCTGAGCGCGTTCCGCCCGGCGAGGATCCCTCCGGCCTGGCCGATCACGACGAGGGAGTCGTCGCCGAGCGGCTCCACGCGCAGGCCGCAGTCGCGGGCCTCGTCGTCGAGGACGACCCCGAGATGCGCCTCGCCGTCCGCGAGCATCCGCACGGTCTCCGGAGTGCGGCTCTCCGACACCTTGACGTCGACGTCCGGGTGGGCACGGAGGAAGGAGACCAGGGCACGCGGTACGAGCCGGTGCATCGCGGACCCGCCGCCCAGCAGGGTCAGGGGAGCGGACCGGGGCCGGGCGTAGCTGGCGACGGCGCTCTCGAGCCGCGCGGTCCGCGTGAGCACATCGCGCGCATGACGGGCCAGGGTCGCCCCGGCCGGTGTGGGCCGGACTCCGCGCCGGCCCCGTATCAGCAGCGCCACACCGGTCTGACGCTCCAGCGAGCGCACCCTGGCGCCGGCCGAGGGCAGGCTCAGATGCATCCGGTGCGCACCCGCGGTGATCGACCCCTCCGTCACGATGTGGAGAAACAGCCGCAGATCGTCCAAGTCGTAGCGCACCGCCTCAGCCTAAGGAGCAGCCTTAGGCCGGGTACAGCGATTACGCATTGTGAAATGGCTGGTCACGGCCTCATGCTCGACGGGTGTTCGAGATATTGCTCGCCCTGCTCGCCGGTATCGCCGCCGGAGCGCTGAACGCCGTCGGCGGCGGTGGCACCTTCGTGGCGCTGCCCGCACTCGTCGCCCTGGGCCTGACGCCGGTGACGGCGAACGCGTTGTCGCGGATCGCCCTCGTGCCCGGAGCCCTGGCCGGCGCCTGGGTGTGCCGGCGCGAGATCGGCCCGGTCGGACCGACCTCCATGAGGGAGCTGACGGCGGTCAGCGTGGTCGGCGGCGGGGTGGGTGCAGGTCTGCTGCTGGTGCTGCCGGCATCGTCGTTCGACGCCGCCGCGCCGTGGCTGCTCGCCTTCGCCACCGTGGTCCTCGCCTTCGGCCGGCGCGTGTCGCAGGCGCTGAGCGACCGGCTGGGCCGCTCGGTCGCCCTCAGTTCCCGGGCCCTTCTGACCGGGCAGTTCTTCATCGCCGTGTACGGGGGCTACTTCGGCGGGGCCGTCGGCGTGATGATGCTGGCCCTGTGGGGCATCGGCCTCGGCCTCGACTCGGCGGCCGGCAATCCGATGCGCATCGCACAGCTCGCGGCCATCTTCGCCAGCGCGACGGTGCTCTTCCTCGTTGCCTCCGACGCGCTGAGCGCCCCGCTGCTGCTCGGTGCCATGCTGGTCGGTGCCGTGGCCGGTGGCTACGGAGGCGCCCATCTCGCCCGCCGCCTCCCCGCCCCGCTGCTGCGGGGCGTACTTCTGACCACCGCGGTGACGACGACCGTCCTGTACTTCCTGCGCGGCTGACCGCCGCGTCCCGCTCCGACGATTCGGAACGCGCGCCCCCACAGGGCTGCGCGCCGGCCGCCTCCCGCCCCGTCCGGTCTCGGCCGGGGAACGTCTCGGCCGGGGAACGTCTCAGTCGGGGAAACGTCTCAGCCGGGGAAACCCGCGGCCAGCCCGTCGACGATCGCGCGCAGCCCCGTCTCGAACGCCCCGTCGTCGACCTGCTGTTGATGCCTGGCGAGCAGGTGGGCCTGGTCCAGGTGCGGGTAGTCGCCCTCGTACAAGGACGCGTCGCCGACGAAGCCGCGGGCGAACGAACCGAGCGCCGACCCGGCCACGAAGTAACGCATGAGGGCGCCGATGTGGGTGGCCTGCGCGTTGGTCCAGCCCGCCGCGGTCATCGCGCCGAAGACCGCGTCGGCCATCCGCAGCTGGCTCGGGCGCCGGCCCGGGCCCTGCGCCAGGAACGGCACGATGTTCGGGTGCGCGTTGAGGGCCGCGCGGTAGGAGCGTGCCCACTGCACCAGCGCCTCCCGCCAGTCCGTGCCGTCGGCGAACATCGACACCTCGACCTGCGCGCACACCGTGTCGGCGGCGGCGTCGAGGATCTCGTCCTTGTTGCGGAAGTGGTTGTACAACGACGGTCCGCTCACGCCGAGTTCGGCAGCGAGACGGCGCGTGGAGACGGCCTGGAGCCCTTCCGCGTCCACGAGCGCCAGCGCGCACGCGACGATCCTCTCGCGGTTCAGCAGCGGCTTGGGCGGTCTGGCCATGCGGTGAATGGTAGAGCGGCCGGAACGGGGAACCGGCGCCGGTCACTTCCCCGCCACCGTCACGCCGGGGCGGGGCGTTCTGCGCGCGGAGCCCTGCCGGGCGGACGGCGCGGGCGCCTCGCCCGCGCTTCCGCCGCCGTACGGCCCCGCCACCGGCCGCAACGCCCGCGGCTAAGCATCTGCTCAGTCGCCGATGTATGGTGTTCGACCGGTCGACGGGAAGGGCACAGGCAATGGCATCGGAGGCGGAACCCCGGGTCGCGGCTGCCGACGAATCCTTCGAGGGCGTGACCCCGGATGCCGCGCGGCGGCTGCTGCTGGGTGCGGTGGACGCGTTCGCGGAGCGCGGTTTCCACGCCACGACCACCCGCGACATCGCCGGCCGCGCGGGGATGAGCCCTGCCGCGCTCTACATCCACTACAAGACCAAGGAAGAACTCCTCTTCCAGATCAGCAAGGTCGGACACGAGCGTTCCGTGAGCGTGCTGGCCGAGGCCGCCGAAGGCGGCGGCAGCGACTCCGGCCGGCTGGCCCGTGCCGTGCGCCACTTCGTCCGCTGGCACGCCGAGCACCACACGACGGCACGCGTAGTGCAGTACGAACTGGCGGCGCTCGGCGAGGGGCACTACGAGGAGATCGTCGAACTGCGCCGCCGCAGCGAGGAGATCCTGCGCGGCGTGCTGGAGAGCGGAGACGCCTCGGGCGAGTTCGAGATCGCCGACATCCGCGGCACGACGCTCGCGGTGATGTCCCTCTGCATCGACGTG
It contains:
- a CDS encoding LysR family transcriptional regulator; this encodes MRYDLDDLRLFLHIVTEGSITAGAHRMHLSLPSAGARVRSLERQTGVALLIRGRRGVRPTPAGATLARHARDVLTRTARLESAVASYARPRSAPLTLLGGGSAMHRLVPRALVSFLRAHPDVDVKVSESRTPETVRMLADGEAHLGVVLDDEARDCGLRVEPLGDDSLVVIGQAGGILAGRNALSYSEVTEHPLVGLDADSSLRRWIEKHAGPHASVARYRTTVADLSVVVALAAAGAGLAVVPRRALDPDRRLDVCELRDSWARRRHLLAWGVIDDAASAATTALAGHLRDAASTEPSRAVTPDGQDATD
- a CDS encoding TSUP family transporter — translated: MFEILLALLAGIAAGALNAVGGGGTFVALPALVALGLTPVTANALSRIALVPGALAGAWVCRREIGPVGPTSMRELTAVSVVGGGVGAGLLLVLPASSFDAAAPWLLAFATVVLAFGRRVSQALSDRLGRSVALSSRALLTGQFFIAVYGGYFGGAVGVMMLALWGIGLGLDSAAGNPMRIAQLAAIFASATVLFLVASDALSAPLLLGAMLVGAVAGGYGGAHLARRLPAPLLRGVLLTTAVTTTVLYFLRG
- a CDS encoding TetR/AcrR family transcriptional regulator, translating into MARPPKPLLNRERIVACALALVDAEGLQAVSTRRLAAELGVSGPSLYNHFRNKDEILDAAADTVCAQVEVSMFADGTDWREALVQWARSYRAALNAHPNIVPFLAQGPGRRPSQLRMADAVFGAMTAAGWTNAQATHIGALMRYFVAGSALGSFARGFVGDASLYEGDYPHLDQAHLLARHQQQVDDGAFETGLRAIVDGLAAGFPG
- a CDS encoding TetR/AcrR family transcriptional regulator, giving the protein MASEAEPRVAAADESFEGVTPDAARRLLLGAVDAFAERGFHATTTRDIAGRAGMSPAALYIHYKTKEELLFQISKVGHERSVSVLAEAAEGGGSDSGRLARAVRHFVRWHAEHHTTARVVQYELAALGEGHYEEIVELRRRSEEILRGVLESGDASGEFEIADIRGTTLAVMSLCIDVARWYSPSGRRTPDEIGTLYADLVLRMVAPQGDARGPGPGAGAGPR